GCAGGACGATCCTCGCGCCGCAAGTCCCCAGCGCCTTGGCGGCCTCGAGACCGATGCCGCTGGCGCCGCCGGTGACGACGGCAACCTCGCCCGTCAGGTCGAATTGCGACCGGTAATCCATGCACGTCCTCCATCAGGACAGGCTTGAGCGCGGGCAAAACGCTGCCCTCGCCGCCGAAGCGGCGCCGCAAGCCGGCCGTCCTGATAATGCCTCCGGGGTCAGGCTCCTCCCGACCCCATGACAGGGACGTTACAGAAGCTTCCCGGGTCCGTCAATCTGGTTATAACCAGAAAACGGAATCTTTTTTGGATGTGCGCAATTCAGGTGCGATCGACACCGTTCACCGTCGCCGACGGCTGCTCGACCGCCATGTGGATGCGGGCGACAGAGGAGTTGTAGAAGGCCTCGTAATATTCAAGCGCGGCGCCGTCGGAATCATAGGCGATCGACTCGATCTCGATCAGCGGCGTGTTGGCGGCGACACCCATCTGATCGGCTTCTTCCTTGGTGGGAAGCGCGGCACGCAGCCAGCGGTCGGCACGCTTCACCGTCAGGCCGAAGACGGCGCGGATGGTGCCGAAGATCGACTGGTTTTCCGACAGGATGTTCTCCAGCCCCGGGACCCGATGCCCCGGCAGGCTGATACGCGTCATGGTGATCGGCGTGCCGTCGGTCATGTAGACGCGGCTGATGCGGACCACGCTGCCATTGGCGGGAATGCCGAAGACCTTGGACTCCTTCTCGCTCGGCGGGCAGCGGTAGATCTCCAGCGTGCGGGTCGAGACCTTGTGGCCCTTCGCGGTCAAATCGTCGAACACGCCGAGATTGGCGGTCATGAAGTCGACATGCTCGCGGGGAGCGGCGACGAACATGCCCTTGCGCGGCATCTTGATGATGCGGCCTTCATTGGAGAGCGATCCGATCGCGGCGCGCACGACGGGACGAGAGACGCCGAAGAAATCGCAAAGCGCCTGTTCCGAGGGAATGCGCGAATTGGCTGCCAGCAGACCGGTGTTGATCGCCTCCTCGACTTGGTTGCGCAGCTGCACCCAGAGCGGGGCCGCCTCGTCGCGGTTGAGCTGAACCTTGGAGCCGATCGAGCGGAAAGCCTCGGCCGCCTCGGCATCTTCCTGGTCGTAACGAGGACGCCCGCGCGTTCTGGTTGCCTGTTCCATTCGGGTCCCGCCGCAAATCATTTGCCGCGACTCAAAAAGCGGCAGCGCCTCCCTACCGGAGGCCGCCCGCCATTTTCACGCTCTCCGGCAAGTTTCGCAACCATAGCATGGCGGCGGCCCCCAGAAGCGGTCCGGGAACCAGGAGCAGGAAGGCCCAGCGCCAGCCGCCGATGAAGTCGGCGAAGCGCGGCGTCAGCCAGATGGCAAGCACCGTCAGCGCGAAACCGGCGCCGAGCTGCACGGACAGAGCGGTACCAACGAAGCGGCGGTCGGTAAGCTCGGTGACGGCGGCGGAGAACTGCGCCGAATCACCGATCACAGACACGCCCCAGACGATGGCCACCAGCATGAACAGCCAGAGCGGTCCGGTGAACAGAAAGCCCATCAGCAGCGCGCAGCTTCCCGAGACGAGCATCATGCCGGCGGTGGTGGCGGTGCGGCCGATCCGGTCCGACAGATAGCCGCCGAGCAGACATCCCAGAATGCCGGATGCCACAACGAAGAAGGTCGCGAGCGAGGCTGTGGCGGCTGTTCCGATCGCCTGCGCCTCGAAGGCCGCGCGCGTATAGGCGAGCAGCCAGGCCCACATGGCATAGAGCTCCCACATGTGGCCGAGATAGCCGAGATTGGCGAGGAGCAGCGGCTTTTCGCGAAACACCTGGCCGATGCGCGAGGGCTCGAAGATAGCCTTGCCGAAGGGATAGGGTCCTTCCTTCGCGAACAGCAGGAAGAGCAGCGCGCCCGCAGCGGTGGCCACGCTTGCCGCGGCGACTACGGGCCGCCAGTCGAGCACGGTCGAGACGGCGCGGAAGAGATGCGGCAGCGCCGAACCGACTGTGAGCGCGCCGATGACCGCGCCGAGCGCCAGTCCCCTGTCGCGCGCGAACCAGGTGGCGACCAGCTTGAGCGCCGGCGGATAGACGCCGGCAAGTGCGGCGCCGGTGACGATGCGCGCGGCGATCACACCGCCCGGCCCGGGATGGAAGAGCAGCGTCGCGTTGGCTAAAGCAGCGACGAGGGCTGCTGCCGCCATCAGGCGGCTCAGCCGTACAAGGTCCGGCAAATTGACCAGGCTCGCCACCAGCGCGCCGATGACGAAGCCGACCTGGACGCCATTGGTCAGCCAGGCTTCGGCGCTGGCGCCCAGCGCCAGCTCCTGCTTCAATTCGGGAAGGATTGCGGTCGCCGAGAACCACGTGGTCAGCGACAGGACGACCGCCAGGCAAAGCAGCGACAGCACGCGCCAGCGCTCGCTGTCGGCCGCTATGCCAAGCCGGCCGCCCCCGACCGTGCTCATGCGCCTTGCAGCGGTACGGTGAACACCGTGGCCGTGCCGGTCAGGCAAAGCTCGCCCTGGCCGTTGCGCACGCTGGTCTCGATCTTGCAGATCGGCTTGTCGGGGCGCACTTCCTTGACCTCCACGCGGCCGGTGATCTCCTCGTCAACGCCAACGGCCTTGACGAACTTCCAGGCCACTTCGAGGAACACGGTCCCGGGGCCGGGCAGATCCTCGGCGACCAACGCGTTGAGGATGCCGGAGGTGACGCCGCCCTGCACGATGAGCTTGCCGAACACCGACTTCTCGGCCAGCGCGCGGTCGTAGTGCAGGGGATTGCGATCGCCGGTGATGCCGGTGAAGGCCTCGATGTCGCTCATCCTTGTGCGTCGCGTGCGCTCGGCGAAGGCGCCGACC
This region of Mesorhizobium sp. M2A.F.Ca.ET.046.03.2.1 genomic DNA includes:
- a CDS encoding GntR family transcriptional regulator, which gives rise to MEQATRTRGRPRYDQEDAEAAEAFRSIGSKVQLNRDEAAPLWVQLRNQVEEAINTGLLAANSRIPSEQALCDFFGVSRPVVRAAIGSLSNEGRIIKMPRKGMFVAAPREHVDFMTANLGVFDDLTAKGHKVSTRTLEIYRCPPSEKESKVFGIPANGSVVRISRVYMTDGTPITMTRISLPGHRVPGLENILSENQSIFGTIRAVFGLTVKRADRWLRAALPTKEEADQMGVAANTPLIEIESIAYDSDGAALEYYEAFYNSSVARIHMAVEQPSATVNGVDRT
- a CDS encoding MFS transporter produces the protein MSTVGGGRLGIAADSERWRVLSLLCLAVVLSLTTWFSATAILPELKQELALGASAEAWLTNGVQVGFVIGALVASLVNLPDLVRLSRLMAAAALVAALANATLLFHPGPGGVIAARIVTGAALAGVYPPALKLVATWFARDRGLALGAVIGALTVGSALPHLFRAVSTVLDWRPVVAAASVATAAGALLFLLFAKEGPYPFGKAIFEPSRIGQVFREKPLLLANLGYLGHMWELYAMWAWLLAYTRAAFEAQAIGTAATASLATFFVVASGILGCLLGGYLSDRIGRTATTAGMMLVSGSCALLMGFLFTGPLWLFMLVAIVWGVSVIGDSAQFSAAVTELTDRRFVGTALSVQLGAGFALTVLAIWLTPRFADFIGGWRWAFLLLVPGPLLGAAAMLWLRNLPESVKMAGGLR
- a CDS encoding MaoC family dehydratase, producing the protein MSIETKDGWVGVVKGRPQVGAFAERTRRTRMSDIEAFTGITGDRNPLHYDRALAEKSVFGKLIVQGGVTSGILNALVAEDLPGPGTVFLEVAWKFVKAVGVDEEITGRVEVKEVRPDKPICKIETSVRNGQGELCLTGTATVFTVPLQGA